From a single Streptomyces sp. NBC_00377 genomic region:
- a CDS encoding OmpL47-type beta-barrel domain-containing protein, producing MTLGLQAAPTAAQSAPAAAAQVLTWTAGDDITRYGSAPTTAVAGGATIVFENSVATGNSTGMPHTLTFVTSDPEFNGDVPLNILANPNDDMGGRHTAEVTLTPGRYFYHCTIPGHGQMQGILVVTEGGGGDTTPPRASAQVSGTQNAQGEYVGSASVAIGASDDGGSGVDRIQYAVGSADDWIPYTAPVVVDRVGSHRIRYRAFDKAGNVSAEQTAAFTVVAPPSDDTTPPDTSGTVAGERNPDGTYIDMATVTVSASDTGSGVNTVEYALGSGAWQPYTAPVMVHQVGTHTVRYRATDRAGNMSAEKSVGFTVVAAAPQDTTPPVTGVTLEGTRNAAGAYVGSARVTVSATDEHGTGVDRIEYSLDGGPYLAYTAAVVVDRAGPHTLAYRATDKAGNTATARTVTFAVVASQVPAPDCPEYDERLTVIVGTVDSGVPNRLTDKRCRINELIEDEREWTSHALFLKHVKTVMDGLFGAGVVDRREYDAVEEAARLSGIGRPGQTEGYRTILDGSADSFAKWRQVGGGSFAPNPDGSITSGTTREGLGMLWFPERKYGDFSLKLQWRDDAPGSGNANSGVFVRFPWVHDHPEEPRPEWVAIKYGHEVQVLDRPDGDMYKTGSVYGFDRVGLAGAGVTQKGTWNDYEIRVVDQHYSVFRNGVLINEFDNTGGQEFSPPRADDPGTDGRRFASGYLGLQVHSTTDVVSYRDIRIKEL from the coding sequence ATGACGCTCGGGCTCCAGGCCGCGCCGACCGCGGCGCAGTCCGCCCCGGCGGCCGCGGCGCAGGTGCTCACCTGGACCGCGGGCGACGACATCACCCGGTACGGGTCGGCGCCGACGACAGCGGTGGCGGGCGGGGCGACGATCGTCTTCGAGAACAGCGTGGCGACCGGCAACAGCACCGGGATGCCGCACACGCTGACGTTCGTGACCAGCGACCCCGAGTTCAACGGCGACGTCCCGCTGAACATCCTGGCCAACCCGAACGACGACATGGGCGGCCGCCACACCGCCGAGGTCACCCTCACCCCCGGCCGGTACTTCTACCACTGCACGATCCCCGGCCACGGCCAGATGCAGGGCATCCTCGTGGTGACCGAGGGCGGCGGCGGGGACACCACCCCGCCCCGGGCCTCGGCCCAGGTCAGCGGGACACAGAACGCGCAGGGCGAGTACGTCGGCTCGGCGAGTGTCGCCATCGGGGCGAGTGACGACGGCGGGTCGGGTGTCGACCGCATCCAGTACGCGGTCGGCAGCGCGGACGACTGGATCCCGTACACCGCGCCGGTCGTCGTCGACCGGGTCGGCAGCCACCGGATCCGCTACCGGGCGTTCGACAAGGCCGGCAACGTCTCCGCGGAGCAGACCGCCGCGTTCACGGTCGTCGCGCCGCCCTCCGACGACACCACACCCCCGGACACCTCCGGGACGGTGGCCGGCGAGCGCAACCCCGACGGCACGTACATCGACATGGCGACCGTCACCGTCTCGGCCTCCGACACCGGGTCCGGGGTGAACACCGTCGAGTACGCACTCGGCTCCGGTGCCTGGCAGCCGTACACCGCTCCCGTGATGGTGCACCAGGTCGGGACCCACACCGTGCGCTACCGGGCCACGGACAGGGCGGGCAACATGTCCGCCGAGAAGAGCGTCGGCTTCACCGTGGTCGCGGCGGCCCCGCAGGACACCACGCCACCGGTGACCGGCGTGACGCTCGAGGGCACCAGGAACGCCGCCGGGGCCTACGTCGGCAGCGCCAGGGTGACCGTGAGCGCGACGGACGAGCACGGGACCGGTGTCGACCGGATCGAGTACTCACTCGACGGCGGACCGTACCTCGCGTACACCGCTGCGGTGGTCGTCGACCGGGCCGGCCCGCACACCCTGGCCTACCGGGCCACCGACAAGGCGGGCAACACCGCGACCGCCCGCACGGTGACCTTCGCGGTCGTGGCGAGCCAGGTCCCGGCCCCCGACTGCCCCGAGTACGACGAACGGCTGACGGTGATCGTCGGCACGGTCGACTCGGGTGTGCCGAACCGGCTGACCGACAAGCGGTGCCGCATCAACGAGCTGATCGAGGACGAGCGGGAGTGGACCTCCCACGCCCTGTTCCTCAAGCATGTGAAGACGGTGATGGACGGCCTGTTCGGTGCGGGAGTCGTCGACCGGCGCGAGTACGACGCCGTCGAGGAGGCCGCCCGCCTTTCGGGGATCGGCAGGCCCGGCCAGACCGAGGGCTACCGCACGATCCTGGACGGCAGCGCGGACTCGTTCGCCAAGTGGCGCCAGGTGGGCGGCGGTTCGTTCGCACCGAACCCCGACGGGTCGATCACCAGTGGCACCACGCGCGAGGGACTGGGCATGCTGTGGTTCCCCGAGCGCAAGTACGGCGACTTCTCGCTGAAGCTCCAGTGGCGCGACGACGCCCCGGGCTCCGGCAACGCCAACTCCGGTGTGTTCGTGCGCTTCCCGTGGGTCCACGACCACCCCGAGGAGCCGCGTCCGGAGTGGGTCGCCATCAAGTACGGGCACGAGGTGCAGGTGCTGGACCGGCCGGACGGCGACATGTACAAGACCGGGTCGGTGTACGGCTTCGACCGGGTCGGACTCGCCGGCGCCGGCGTCACCCAGAAGGGCACCTGGAACGACTACGAGATCAGGGTGGTCGACCAGCACTACTCGGTCTTCCGCAACGGTGTGCTGATCAACGAGTTCGACAACACCGGCGGTCAGGAGTTCTCCCCGCCGCGCGCGGACGACCCGGGAACGGACGGGCGGCGGTTCGCCTCCGGCTACCTCGGGTTGCAGGTACACAGCACGACGGACGTCGTCTCGTACCGGGACATCCGTATCAAGGAGCTGTGA
- a CDS encoding SDR family NAD(P)-dependent oxidoreductase, translating into MGEHTGGAAFGSSVTEAELTAFHEVLGKLRALPVDDPVRLRAEQVAASFARDGRLRRRKERGAEVAAADAAAMAATATGALDRREDAPLPDTGHGGRAGQGGRFHRPRTCYVCKSPYRDVDTFYHRLCPACAADNTARRSLSTDLSGRRVLLTGGRVKIGFRLALMMLRDGAETVVTSRFPHDTVRRFRAEPGSAEWLDRLTVVAVDLRDPRQVLGLCEELRREGTPLDILVNNAAQTVRRPPQAYALLAAGEYDALPEGARRAPGFTPMRMLEGLGGSVSALPAALREADEAGLLPDPSPENSWSARLGALDPAEVLETQLVNALAPALLCDRLLPLLLASPHPRRYVVNVTAVEGRFAVRNKMPGHPHTNMAKAALNMLTRTSAAALAEQGVHMCAVDTGWITDENPAPKKARMAGAGFRTPLDIVDGAARVYDPIVRGEAGHPVSGVFLKDYREAQW; encoded by the coding sequence ATGGGCGAGCACACCGGAGGGGCGGCGTTCGGCTCGTCGGTCACCGAGGCGGAGCTGACCGCCTTCCACGAGGTCCTGGGCAAGCTGCGCGCGCTGCCCGTCGACGATCCCGTACGGCTGCGGGCCGAGCAGGTCGCCGCCTCCTTCGCGCGCGACGGACGGCTGCGGCGGCGCAAGGAGCGGGGCGCCGAGGTGGCGGCGGCCGACGCGGCGGCGATGGCGGCGACCGCGACCGGCGCCCTGGACCGGCGTGAGGACGCACCCCTGCCGGACACGGGGCACGGAGGGCGCGCGGGGCAGGGAGGGCGCTTCCATCGGCCGCGCACCTGCTACGTCTGCAAGTCGCCCTACCGAGATGTCGACACCTTCTATCACCGGCTCTGTCCCGCCTGTGCCGCCGACAACACCGCCCGCCGCTCCCTGAGCACCGACCTGAGCGGACGGCGCGTCCTGCTGACCGGCGGCCGGGTGAAGATCGGCTTCCGGCTGGCGCTGATGATGCTCCGGGACGGCGCGGAGACCGTCGTCACCTCCCGCTTCCCGCACGACACCGTCCGTCGCTTCCGGGCCGAGCCGGGCAGCGCCGAGTGGCTGGACCGGCTCACCGTCGTCGCCGTCGATCTGCGCGACCCGCGCCAGGTGCTGGGCCTGTGCGAGGAACTGCGCCGGGAGGGCACACCGCTCGACATCCTCGTCAACAACGCGGCGCAGACCGTGCGCCGCCCGCCCCAGGCGTACGCCTTGCTGGCCGCCGGTGAGTACGACGCGCTGCCCGAGGGGGCGCGCCGGGCGCCCGGCTTCACCCCGATGCGGATGCTGGAGGGGCTCGGCGGTTCCGTCTCCGCGCTGCCCGCCGCCCTGCGCGAGGCCGACGAGGCCGGACTGCTGCCCGATCCTTCCCCGGAGAACTCCTGGTCGGCCCGGCTCGGCGCGCTCGACCCCGCCGAGGTCCTGGAGACCCAGCTCGTCAACGCGCTCGCGCCCGCGCTGCTCTGCGACCGGCTGCTGCCGCTGCTGCTGGCCTCCCCGCATCCGCGCCGGTACGTGGTCAACGTGACGGCCGTGGAGGGCCGGTTCGCGGTGCGCAACAAGATGCCCGGGCACCCGCACACCAACATGGCCAAGGCCGCTCTCAACATGCTCACCCGCACCAGCGCGGCGGCACTCGCCGAGCAGGGCGTGCACATGTGCGCGGTCGACACCGGCTGGATCACCGACGAGAACCCGGCGCCGAAGAAAGCCCGGATGGCGGGCGCGGGGTTCCGTACCCCGCTGGACATCGTGGACGGCGCGGCCCGCGTGTACGACCCGATCGTGCGCGGCGAGGCCGGACACCCGGTCTCGGGAGTGTTCCTCAAGGACTACCGGGAGGCGCAGTGGTGA
- a CDS encoding multicopper oxidase domain-containing protein: MDRRGFNRRVLLGGAAAATSLSLGPRAASAEGPVKTAPPGGAVRHLKLYAEKLADGQLGYGLEKGKATIPGPLIELDEGDTVHIEVENTLDVAASLHVHGLDYEVSSDGTKVNRSDIEPGGTRTYTWRTHAPGRRADGTWRAGSAGYWHYHDHVVGTEHGTGGIRKGLYGPVIVRRKGDVLPDATHTIVFNDMTINNRPAHSGHQGPDFEATVGDRVEFVVITHGEYYHTFHMHGHRWADNRTGLLTGPDDPSQVVDNKIVGPADSFGFQVIAGEGVGAGAWMYHCHVQSHSDMGMVGLFLVKKPDGTIPGYEPHAPHGSQSQEPQEAGKPPESGKSQRSSETDGPQKAHTSDAANEAAGTHQH, translated from the coding sequence ATGGACAGACGCGGGTTCAACCGCCGGGTGCTGCTGGGCGGAGCCGCCGCCGCGACATCGTTGTCTCTCGGCCCGAGGGCGGCGAGCGCCGAAGGGCCGGTGAAGACCGCGCCGCCCGGGGGAGCCGTCAGACACCTCAAGCTGTACGCGGAGAAGCTCGCGGACGGGCAGCTCGGCTACGGCCTGGAGAAGGGGAAGGCGACCATCCCCGGACCGCTGATCGAACTCGACGAGGGCGACACCGTCCACATCGAGGTGGAGAACACCCTGGACGTCGCCGCGAGCCTGCACGTCCACGGCCTGGACTACGAAGTGTCCAGCGACGGAACGAAGGTGAACCGCAGTGACATCGAGCCCGGTGGCACGCGCACCTACACCTGGCGCACCCACGCCCCGGGCCGCCGCGCCGACGGCACCTGGCGTGCGGGCAGCGCCGGCTACTGGCATTACCACGACCATGTCGTCGGCACGGAACACGGCACCGGCGGCATCCGCAAGGGTCTGTACGGGCCGGTGATCGTCCGGCGCAAGGGCGACGTCCTCCCCGATGCCACCCACACGATCGTCTTCAACGACATGACGATCAACAACAGACCGGCCCACTCGGGCCACCAGGGCCCCGACTTCGAGGCCACAGTGGGCGATCGGGTCGAGTTCGTGGTGATCACGCATGGCGAGTACTACCACACCTTCCATATGCACGGTCACCGCTGGGCCGACAACCGCACCGGCCTGCTCACCGGCCCGGACGACCCCAGTCAGGTCGTCGACAACAAGATCGTGGGGCCGGCCGACTCCTTCGGCTTCCAGGTGATCGCGGGCGAGGGGGTGGGCGCCGGCGCATGGATGTACCACTGCCATGTGCAGAGCCACTCCGACATGGGGATGGTCGGTCTGTTCCTGGTGAAGAAGCCCGACGGCACGATCCCCGGCTACGAACCGCACGCGCCGCACGGGTCGCAGTCGCAGGAGCCGCAGGAGGCGGGGAAGCCGCCGGAGTCGGGGAAGTCGCAGCGGTCGTCCGAGACGGACGGACCGCAGAAGGCGCACACGTCCGATGCGGCGAACGAGGCCGCCGGCACTCACCAGCACTGA
- the ligD gene encoding non-homologous end-joining DNA ligase yields the protein MGDAVELEVAGRTVRLSSPDKVFFPERGFTKLDLAHYYQAVAPGILRALRDRPTTLERYPDGVGGESFFQKRAPKNMPDWIPTAHITFPSGRSADEMCPTEEAAVLWAAQYGTLTFHPWPVRRTDVDSPDELRIDLDPQPGTDYDDAVRAAHELRAVLHEFGGLRGWPKTSGGRGLHVFVPIEPRWTFTQVRRAAIAVGREMERRLPERVTIKWWKEERGERIFIDYNQTARDRTIASAYSVRPRPHAPVSAPLRWEEVGDAHPRDFDLATMPARYAELGDVHADMDDHAFSLEPLLELARRDEHDHGLGDLPYPPEYPKMPGEPKRVQPSRARHEGAPGGPGAP from the coding sequence ATGGGCGATGCGGTGGAACTGGAAGTGGCGGGCCGGACGGTACGGCTGTCCAGCCCGGACAAGGTCTTCTTCCCGGAGCGCGGCTTCACCAAGCTGGACCTCGCCCACTACTACCAGGCGGTCGCCCCCGGCATCCTGCGTGCCCTGCGCGACCGTCCCACCACCCTGGAGCGCTACCCGGACGGCGTGGGAGGCGAGTCCTTCTTCCAGAAGCGGGCGCCGAAGAACATGCCCGACTGGATCCCGACCGCTCACATCACCTTCCCCAGCGGACGCAGCGCCGACGAGATGTGCCCGACGGAGGAGGCGGCCGTCCTGTGGGCCGCCCAGTACGGCACCCTCACCTTCCATCCGTGGCCCGTGCGCCGCACCGACGTCGACAGCCCGGACGAACTGCGCATCGATCTCGACCCGCAGCCCGGCACCGACTACGACGACGCCGTCCGCGCCGCCCATGAACTGCGCGCCGTGCTCCACGAGTTCGGCGGACTGCGCGGATGGCCCAAGACCTCCGGCGGGCGCGGCCTGCACGTGTTCGTACCGATCGAGCCGCGCTGGACCTTCACCCAGGTCCGCCGCGCCGCCATCGCCGTCGGCCGGGAGATGGAACGACGGCTGCCGGAACGCGTGACGATCAAGTGGTGGAAGGAGGAGCGGGGCGAGCGCATCTTCATCGACTACAACCAGACCGCCCGTGACCGCACCATCGCCTCCGCCTACTCCGTACGGCCCCGCCCGCACGCGCCCGTCTCGGCGCCACTGCGCTGGGAGGAGGTCGGCGACGCCCACCCCCGTGACTTCGACCTCGCGACCATGCCCGCCCGCTACGCCGAACTCGGCGACGTACACGCCGACATGGACGACCACGCCTTCTCCCTGGAGCCGCTCCTCGAACTCGCCCGCCGCGACGAACACGACCACGGCCTGGGCGACCTGCCCTATCCGCCGGAGTACCCGAAGATGCCCGGCGAGCCGAAGCGGGTGCAGCCGAGCCGGGCACGGCACGAGGGCGCCCCGGGCGGACCCGGGGCGCCCTAG
- a CDS encoding VOC family protein: MLTTRFVNGAPNWIEVGTPDIDGSTSFYGALFGWRFRSAGPDAGGYGFFQLDGRTVAGGMQTTPAQGPPSWTVYFRTQDAQATAKAAEQTHGRVLLAPMDVMGQGTMAVLADQAGVPFGLWQPGHTKGVDVAGEPGSLCWVELYTPDIAAAAAFYHATLGLETSAVPFPGGTYTCVNPAGAGEDAMFGGIVPLADDPVEAESGAYWLPYVEVADADAVVARAQELGGSVRMPATDVEGVGRVARLADPYGARFAVIKSLPQEM; the protein is encoded by the coding sequence ATGCTCACCACCCGTTTCGTCAACGGCGCTCCCAACTGGATCGAAGTCGGCACGCCCGACATCGACGGCTCCACCTCCTTCTACGGCGCTCTCTTCGGCTGGCGGTTCCGGTCGGCGGGGCCCGACGCCGGCGGCTACGGCTTCTTCCAGCTGGACGGGAGGACCGTGGCGGGCGGCATGCAGACCACCCCCGCACAGGGCCCGCCGTCATGGACGGTCTACTTCCGGACGCAGGACGCACAGGCCACGGCCAAGGCCGCGGAGCAGACACACGGCCGCGTGCTCCTCGCGCCGATGGACGTGATGGGCCAGGGCACGATGGCGGTCCTCGCCGATCAGGCAGGCGTGCCGTTCGGCCTGTGGCAGCCGGGACACACCAAGGGCGTGGACGTGGCCGGTGAACCCGGCTCGCTGTGCTGGGTCGAGCTCTACACCCCGGACATCGCCGCGGCGGCCGCCTTCTACCACGCGACGCTGGGCCTCGAGACCTCCGCCGTCCCCTTCCCCGGCGGCACCTACACCTGCGTCAACCCGGCCGGTGCCGGGGAGGACGCGATGTTCGGCGGGATCGTCCCGCTGGCCGACGATCCCGTGGAGGCGGAGTCCGGCGCCTACTGGCTGCCCTACGTCGAGGTCGCCGACGCGGACGCGGTCGTGGCCAGGGCACAGGAGCTGGGCGGCAGCGTGCGGATGCCCGCCACGGACGTCGAGGGCGTCGGCCGGGTGGCCAGGCTCGCCGACCCGTACGGGGCGCGTTTCGCGGTGATCAAGAGCCTGCCACAGGAGATGTGA
- a CDS encoding ThuA domain-containing protein, which translates to MHLRGLSTGKRIRVAAVACGTLVAGLLSAPAADARPAPEPPLTTMSVKSPPGDANVRVLIFHGSAAAGDESPVVNAGIEAVERIGLSGPAGERFEVEATDDASVFTDGTRLGRYNAVVFLTGGGDVLDPEQEAGLETYMEAGGGFVGVHDAARAEPYSDWFTGLIGARPAASSPTTVQRATVEVGDRRHPATGKLPLEWKRPDLWPNWVKNPSGEVHTVARVRESTYQPGTSANGSDHPVSWCRDYDGGRSFYTGMGGTASSYDEADFRTHLRGALLWTTRLVQADCKATITGNYKAERLTAPNQPGRNDQIGEPHGLVTAPDGRVLYIGRGGADSSQPVITDWNNPDVGKGKGQIHVYDPATKKVTLAGELTVFGNKGGGDELVKVEEGLLGIELDPRFAQNGWVYLHYTPHSGVDRDTRTAERRVSRFTLDPATNKLDLGSEKVLLKWPVQVHSCCHAGGGLAWDSKGNLYIATGDNNSSGFSDGYSGNNPQPNFKGVSFADARRTAGNTHNLNGKILRIHPEPDGTYTLPPGNLFTGRETEEGGGKTRGEIYVMGVRNPARIFVDRTTDILYAGWVGPDAGEPSPTWGPAKYDTFAVITGASNRGWPYCMGNKQPYRDRNLPDPSKPLGWYDCDHPKNESPNNDGLVNLPPVTGNNIWYSPQGGAPDYPRDANGVPSYRKDQATYRLPWLKGGGQAAMNGPVYRYDATNASAAKWPAYWDGKWFVGDFYDADQPRNAVLMDPRTQGSGGLPVHSESLKKIVPVGNDGIKNLMDWKFGPDGSLYVLDYGRGFFTSDAKSALWRVTYTGGGPTPAAGRLARGAQ; encoded by the coding sequence ATGCACTTACGAGGGTTGAGTACGGGAAAACGGATCCGGGTGGCCGCCGTGGCGTGCGGAACGCTCGTCGCCGGCCTGCTCTCCGCGCCCGCCGCGGACGCCCGCCCGGCTCCGGAACCACCCCTGACAACGATGTCCGTCAAGTCGCCGCCGGGCGACGCGAATGTACGGGTTCTGATCTTCCACGGTTCCGCCGCGGCCGGGGACGAGTCGCCGGTGGTCAACGCCGGTATCGAGGCCGTCGAACGGATCGGCCTGTCCGGGCCGGCCGGCGAGCGCTTCGAGGTGGAGGCCACCGACGACGCCTCGGTCTTCACCGACGGGACGCGGCTGGGCCGTTACAACGCGGTCGTGTTCCTGACCGGGGGCGGTGACGTCCTCGACCCGGAGCAGGAAGCGGGCCTGGAAACCTATATGGAGGCCGGCGGCGGGTTCGTCGGCGTGCACGACGCCGCACGCGCGGAACCGTACTCGGACTGGTTCACCGGACTGATCGGCGCCCGTCCGGCCGCCTCGAGCCCGACGACCGTACAGCGGGCGACCGTCGAGGTCGGGGACAGGCGGCATCCGGCCACCGGGAAGCTGCCGCTGGAGTGGAAGCGCCCGGACCTGTGGCCGAACTGGGTGAAGAACCCGTCCGGCGAGGTGCACACCGTGGCCCGGGTGCGCGAGTCGACGTACCAGCCGGGCACCAGCGCCAACGGCTCGGATCACCCGGTCAGTTGGTGCCGCGACTACGACGGCGGCCGCTCCTTCTACACCGGCATGGGCGGCACGGCCTCCTCCTACGACGAGGCGGACTTCCGCACGCACCTGCGCGGCGCCCTGCTGTGGACGACCCGACTGGTGCAGGCCGACTGCAAGGCGACCATCACCGGCAACTACAAGGCCGAGCGGCTGACCGCCCCCAACCAGCCAGGGCGCAACGACCAGATCGGCGAGCCGCACGGCCTGGTCACCGCGCCCGACGGCCGGGTGCTCTACATCGGACGGGGCGGCGCCGACTCCTCCCAGCCGGTGATCACCGACTGGAACAACCCGGACGTCGGCAAGGGCAAGGGCCAGATCCACGTCTACGACCCGGCGACCAAGAAGGTGACCCTGGCCGGGGAGCTGACGGTCTTCGGCAACAAGGGCGGCGGCGACGAGCTCGTCAAGGTCGAGGAAGGCCTGCTCGGTATCGAGCTCGATCCGCGCTTCGCGCAGAACGGCTGGGTGTACCTGCACTACACGCCCCACTCGGGCGTCGACCGGGACACCCGGACGGCCGAGCGGCGCGTGTCCCGCTTCACGCTCGACCCCGCCACGAACAAGCTCGACCTCGGCAGCGAGAAGGTGCTGCTCAAGTGGCCGGTTCAGGTGCACAGTTGCTGTCACGCCGGGGGCGGGCTGGCCTGGGACTCCAAGGGCAACCTGTACATCGCCACCGGTGACAACAACTCCAGTGGTTTCAGCGACGGTTACTCCGGCAACAACCCGCAGCCGAACTTCAAGGGCGTCTCCTTCGCCGACGCCCGCCGGACGGCCGGAAACACGCACAACCTCAACGGCAAGATCCTGCGCATCCATCCGGAGCCCGACGGAACGTACACGCTTCCCCCGGGGAACCTGTTCACCGGCCGGGAGACCGAGGAGGGCGGCGGCAAGACACGCGGCGAGATCTACGTGATGGGCGTCCGCAACCCCGCGCGCATCTTCGTCGACCGCACGACCGACATCCTGTACGCGGGCTGGGTCGGTCCGGACGCGGGCGAGCCGTCGCCGACGTGGGGACCGGCGAAGTACGACACGTTCGCCGTCATCACCGGGGCGAGCAACCGGGGCTGGCCGTACTGCATGGGCAACAAGCAGCCCTACCGCGACCGCAATCTGCCCGATCCCTCGAAACCGCTGGGCTGGTACGACTGCGACCACCCGAAGAACGAGTCACCGAACAACGACGGTCTGGTCAACCTGCCGCCCGTCACCGGGAACAACATCTGGTACTCGCCGCAGGGCGGCGCACCCGACTACCCGCGTGACGCGAACGGCGTCCCCTCCTACCGGAAGGACCAGGCGACGTACCGGCTGCCGTGGCTCAAGGGCGGTGGGCAGGCGGCGATGAACGGTCCGGTCTACCGCTACGACGCCACGAACGCGAGCGCGGCCAAGTGGCCCGCGTACTGGGACGGCAAGTGGTTCGTCGGCGACTTCTACGACGCCGACCAGCCGCGCAACGCGGTGCTCATGGATCCGAGGACGCAGGGCTCGGGCGGTCTGCCGGTCCACTCGGAGTCCCTGAAGAAGATCGTGCCGGTCGGCAACGACGGCATCAAGAACCTCATGGACTGGAAGTTCGGCCCGGACGGGTCCCTGTACGTCCTCGACTACGGACGGGGCTTCTTCACCTCGGACGCCAAGTCGGCGCTGTGGAGGGTCACTTACACGGGCGGCGGCCCGACTCCGGCCGCCGGCCGACTGGCGAGGGGGGCACAGTGA
- a CDS encoding WhiB family transcriptional regulator has translation MYTDTIPTPDLGWQREALCAQTGADFFFPEPGSSVREAKRICGMCEMRTACLDYALANDERFGVWGGLSEKERLNLRRTAH, from the coding sequence ATGTACACCGACACGATTCCGACCCCCGACCTCGGCTGGCAGCGGGAGGCGCTGTGCGCACAGACCGGGGCGGACTTCTTCTTCCCCGAGCCCGGCAGTTCGGTACGGGAGGCCAAGCGCATCTGCGGCATGTGCGAGATGCGCACCGCCTGTCTCGACTACGCCCTGGCCAACGACGAACGCTTCGGCGTCTGGGGCGGCCTGTCCGAGAAGGAGCGCCTGAACCTCCGGCGCACGGCACACTGA
- a CDS encoding LacI family DNA-binding transcriptional regulator gives MTETASRPTLEAVAARAGVSRATVSRVVNGGDGVREPLVERVRRAVDELGYVPNQAARSLVTKRHDAVAVVIAEPETRVFADPFFALQLRGISKELTAHDNQLVLLLTEGRDDHARVARYLAGGHVDGALVFSLHLDDPLPGLIQGAGVPTVFGGRPGWSDGTRDVVYVDSDNRGGAREAVRLLAGLGRTRIAHITGPLDQTSAADRLDGYREVMGDADPGLVVESDFTPGGAERAMRELLDRCPDLDAVFAANDLAASGALRVLRERGRRVPEDVAVVGFDDMLPVAEQTDPPLTTVRQDIEEMGRIMARLLLRRVDRRLADEEPGGVVLPTTLVRRASA, from the coding sequence GTGACCGAGACAGCTTCACGTCCCACGCTGGAGGCCGTGGCCGCACGGGCCGGGGTCTCCCGGGCGACCGTGTCGCGGGTCGTCAACGGCGGGGACGGGGTCCGGGAGCCGCTCGTGGAGCGGGTCCGGCGGGCCGTGGACGAGCTCGGCTACGTCCCCAACCAGGCGGCGCGCAGCCTGGTGACGAAGCGGCACGACGCGGTCGCCGTGGTCATCGCCGAACCGGAGACCCGGGTCTTCGCCGACCCCTTCTTCGCGCTCCAGCTCCGTGGCATCAGCAAGGAACTGACGGCTCATGACAATCAGCTGGTGCTGCTGCTCACCGAGGGCCGTGACGACCATGCCCGGGTCGCCCGCTACCTCGCCGGCGGACACGTCGACGGGGCGCTGGTCTTCTCGTTGCACCTCGACGACCCGCTCCCCGGTCTGATCCAGGGCGCCGGCGTGCCCACCGTCTTCGGCGGCCGTCCCGGCTGGAGCGACGGCACACGGGACGTGGTCTACGTCGACAGCGACAACCGCGGTGGCGCCCGCGAGGCCGTGCGCCTCCTGGCCGGGCTGGGCCGTACCCGCATCGCGCACATCACCGGGCCCCTGGACCAGACCTCCGCGGCGGACCGGCTGGACGGATACCGGGAGGTCATGGGCGACGCCGACCCGGGGCTCGTCGTCGAGAGCGACTTCACGCCCGGTGGCGCCGAGCGGGCCATGCGGGAGCTGCTGGACCGCTGCCCCGACCTGGACGCCGTGTTCGCCGCCAACGACCTCGCCGCCTCGGGAGCCCTGCGCGTCCTGCGTGAACGCGGACGGCGGGTGCCCGAGGACGTCGCCGTGGTCGGCTTCGACGACATGCTGCCCGTCGCCGAGCAGACCGACCCGCCGCTGACGACGGTCCGTCAGGACATCGAGGAGATGGGCCGGATCATGGCCCGCCTCCTGCTGCGCCGCGTCGACCGACGCCTCGCCGACGAGGAACCGGGCGGCGTGGTGCTGCCGACCACCCTGGTGCGCCGCGCCTCGGCCTAG